A single genomic interval of Saccharomyces eubayanus strain FM1318 chromosome IV, whole genome shotgun sequence harbors:
- the SUB2 gene encoding ATP-dependent RNA helicase SUB2, whose translation MSHEGEEDLLEYSDNEQEIQIDASKAAEAGETGAATSATEGENNNNTAAGDKKGSYVGIHSTGFKDFLLKPELSRAIIDCGFEHPSEVQQHTIPQSIHGTDVLCQAKSGLGKTAVFVLSTLQQLDPVPGEVAVVVICNARELAYQIRNEYLRFSKYMPDVKTAVFYGGTPISKDAELLKNKDTAPHIVVATPGRLKALVREKYIDLSHVKNFVIDECDKVLEELDMRRDVQEIFRATPRDKQVMMFSATLSQEIRPICRRFLQNPLEIFVDDEAKLTLHGLQQYYIKLEEREKNRKLAQLLDDLEFNQVIIFVKSTTRANELTKLLNASNFPAITVHGHMKQEERIARYKAFKDFEKRICVSTDVFGRGIDIERINLAINYDLTNEADQYLHRVGRAGRFGTKGLAISFVSSKEDEEVLAKIQERFDVKIAEFPEEGIDPSTYLNN comes from the coding sequence atGTCCCACgaaggtgaagaagatttattGGAGTACTCCGATAACGAACAAGAAATCCAAATTGATGCTTCCAAGGCCGCTGAAGCCGGAGAAACTGGCGCCGCCACTTCTGCCACTGAAGgtgaaaataataacaacaccGCAGCTGGTGACAAGAAAGGTTCTTACGTTGGTATCCACTCCACCGGTTTCAAGGATTTTTTGCTGAAGCCAGAACTATCAAGAGCCATTATTGATTGTGGTTTTGAACATCCTTCTGAAGTCCAACAGCATACCATTCCTCAATCCATTCACGGTACCGATGTCTTGTGTCAAGCCAAGTCTGGTTTGGGTAAGACTGCCGTCTTTGTCTTGTCTACTTTACAACAACTGGACCCTGTTCCTGGTGAAGTTGCCGTTGTTGTCATTTGTAACGCTAGAGAACTAGCTTACCAAATTCGTAACGAATATTTGAGATTCTCCAAATATATGCCTGACGTAAAAACTGCTGTCTTCTATGGTGGTACTCCAATCTCCAAGGACGCTGAactgttgaaaaacaaGGACACTGCCCCACATATTGTTGTTGCCACTCCAGGTCGTTTAAAGGCTTTAGTGAGAGAGAAATACATTGATTTATCTCATGTGAAGAACTTTGTCATTGATGAATGTGATaaagttttggaagaattaGACATGAGAAGAGatgttcaagaaattttcagAGCTACCCCAAGAGACAAGCAAGTTATGATGTTTTCAGCCACACTATCTCAAGAAATCAGACCAATTTGTAGACGTTTCTTACAAAACCCATTGGAAATTTTCGTTGATGATGAAGCTAAATTGACTTTACACGGGTTACAACAATACTATATTAAATTAGAAGAACGTGAAAAGAATCGTAAACTAGCCCAACTATTAGATGATTTAGAATTCAACCAAGTCATCATTTTCGTTAAGTCTACCACGAGAGCTAATGAATTGACCAAACTATTAAATGCTTCTAACTTCCCTGCCATCACCGTCCATGGTCACatgaaacaagaagaacgTATTGCTCGTTACAAAGCTTTCAAGGATTTCGAAAAACGTATCTGTGTGTCCACTGATGTTTTCGGTAGAGGTATTGATATTGAACGTATTAACCTGGCCATCAATTATGATTTGACCAACGAGGCCGATCAATATTTACATCGTGTTGGTAGAGCTGGTAGATTCGGTACCAAGGGTTTAGCCATTTCATTTGTTTCatccaaagaagatgaagaagtcCTGGCTAAAATTCAAGAACGTTTCGATGTCAAAATCGCGGAATTCCCCGAAGAAGGTATTGATCCATCCACTTATTTGAATaattaa
- the NDE2 gene encoding NADH-ubiquinone reductase (H(+)-translocating) NDE2, translating to MLPRFGLARTARSVQRFKVTQISKTFFHSTEVGKPAPPHKLSKSYASVFKKWFVRGLKLTFYSTLAGTLYVSYHLYRESNPPKQIPQSTAFANGLKKKELVILGTGWGAISLLKKLDTSLYNVTVVSPRSFFLFTPLLPSTPVGTIEMKSIVEPVRSIARRTPGEVHYIEAEALDIDPKARTVLVQSVSESEFFVSNVKYDYLVVSVGAKTTTFNIPGVYGNALFLKEIEDAQNIRMKLMKTIEQASSFPRNDPERKRLLTFVVVGGGPTGVEFAAELQDYVDQDLSKWMPDLSKEMSVILIEALPNILNMFDKTLIKYAEDLFARDRIDLQVNTAVKSVEPTYIHTLQSGQKASDIPYGMLVWATGNEPIELSKVLMGKVPEQTNKRGLLINDKLELLGAEDSVYAIGDCTAHTGFFPTAQVAHQEGEYLARTLDKKLEIEQLEWDMLNSTDETKVSRLQGEINLKKSKLDKFNYKHMGALAYIGSETAIADLHMGDSSYQLKGMFAFLFWKSAYLAMCLSIRNRILIAMDWTKVYFLGRDSSV from the coding sequence ATGCTACCCAGATTTGGTTTGGCGAGGACCGCTAGGTCCGTGCAACGTTTTAAAGTGACACAGATCTCCAAAACGTTCTTCCATTCCACCGAAGTTGGTAAACCGGCGCCACCGCACAAGCTGTCGAAGTCTTACGCCTCGGTTTTCAAGAAGTGGTTTGTCAGGGGCTTGAAGCTGACTTTCTACTCCACGCTGGCGGGCACGCTGTACGTTTCGTACCATCTTTACAGGGAATCGAACCCACCCAAGCAGATTCCTCAGTCCACTGCGTTTGCCAATGggctgaaaaaaaaggagcTGGTCATCCTGGGCACGGGCTGGGGCGCCATctctcttttgaagaagctCGACACGTCGCTGTACAATGTCACCGTGGTGTCGCCAAGAAGTTTCTTTCTGTTCACCCCGCTGCTCCCCTCCACGCCCGTGGGTACCATAGAGATGAAGTCTATTGTGGAGCCCGTGAGGTCTATTGCCAGAAGAACGCCCGGCGAGGTCCACTACATCGAGGCTGAGGCACTGGACATCGACCCCAAGGCGAGAACGGTGCTAGTGCAGTCTGTGTCCGAAAGCGAATTCTTCGTTTCCAACGTGAAGTACGACTATCTGGTCGTCAGTGTGGGCGCGAAGACGACCACTTTTAACATCCCTGGTGTCTACGGCAACGCGTTGTTCTTGAAGGAGATTGAAGATGCTCAGAATATTCGGATGAAGCTTATGAAGACCATAGAGCAGGCGAGCtcttttccaagaaacGACCCAGAAAGAAAGCGCCTACTAACGTTTGTGGTGGTTGGCGGCGGCCCCACGGGTGTGGAGTTTGCCGCAGAACTGCAAGACTACGTCGACCAAGATTTGAGTAAGTGGATGCCCGACTTGAGTAAAGAAATGAGCGTCATCTTGATTGAGGCCCTGCCCAACATCCTAAACATGTTCGATAAGACGTTGATCAAGTACGCTGAAGATCTCTTCGCGAGAGACAGAATCGATCTGCAAGTGAATACCGCTGTGAAATCCGTAGAACCAACTTACATCCATACCTTGCAAAGCGGCCAGAAGGCCAGCGATATCCCCTACGGAATGCTCGTTTGGGCAACCGGGAATGAACCGATCGAGCTTTCAAAGGTGCTGATGGGCAAAGTACCGGAGCAAACCAACAAGCGCGGTCTTTTGATTAACGACAAACTGGAGCTACTGGGCGCAGAGGACTCGGTCTATGCCATCGGCGATTGCACAGCGCACACCGGGTTCTTTCCCACTGCACAAGTCGCACACCAAGAAGGTGAATACCTGGCCAGAACCTTGGACaaaaaacttgaaataGAACAACTGGAATGGGACATGCTGAACAGCACTGATGAGACCAAAGTGTCCCGTCTGCAAGGCGAAatcaacttgaaaaaatctaaGCTGGATAAATTTAACTACAAGCACATGGGTGCGCTAGCGTACATCGGCTCCGAGACCGCGATTGCTGACCTACACATGGGTGACTCGTCATACCAGTTGAAAGGTATGTTTGCCTTCTTGTTTTGGAAATCTGCGTACTTGGCAATGTGTCTCTCCATCAGAAACAGGATTCTGATCGCCATGGACTGGACTAAAGTGTACTTCCTTGGAAGAGACTCCTCCGTATAG
- the RPP1A gene encoding ribosomal protein P1: MSTESALSYAALILADSEIEISSEKLLTLTEAANVPVEGIWADIFAKALDGQNLKDLLVNFSAGAAAPSGVSSGVAGGVAGEAEAEKEEEEAKEESDDDMGFGLFD, translated from the coding sequence atgtCTACTGAATCCGCTTTGTCTTACGCTGCCTTGATCTTGGCCGACTCTGAAATCGAAATCTCTTCTGAAAAGTTGTTGACTTTGACTGAGGCTGCCAATGTTCCAGTTGAAGGTATCTGGGCTGACATTTTCGCCAAGGCTTTGGACGGTCAAAACTTGAAGGACTTGTTGGTCAACTTCAGCGCTGGTGCCGCTGCTCCATCTGGTGTCTCCTCCGGTGTTGCTGGTGGTGTTGCTGGTGAAGCTGAAgctgaaaaggaagaagaagaagctaaaGAAGAATCCGATGACGACATGGGTTTCGGTTTATTCGATTAA
- the ASM4 gene encoding FG-nucleoporin ASM4, which produces MFGVHSSSNNGGFTNLTSQQPQTNQIFQPQPQSQQPQQQLQQRSQVNASLGPGPSQFGTSFNNNNININNNSSSISNNSINNNNNINNSSSSISQQSQGNNPSWVNNPKKRSTPHTVMRRKTTKQNSSSDINQKDDSSPINITMRSFSKQNQDSKQNDSNKSGANNDLNSFLSSFNDTPPTVTLQDWQREDEFGSIPSLTTQFVSNKCPTKKLKNPSYDSKNTPNVFDKDSYVRIANIENNDLDNNNAITDTSNGGAHETLACNSFKPSNLSAIIVFGYPESISNQVIKHFSHFGHIMEDYQILRLSRGISPSSFRVFHNDDTANDHTDSSANKAISLKNRDNESTNRKYPIFTGEGWVKLTYNCPSSALRALQENGSIYHGALIGCIPYSKNAVEQLAGCRIDNIDDIGEFNVSTYQNSSTSSTSNTPSPPNVLLTNDAFLNKGTITPAIDVGNGTHLSNPNMTHSPNKRLNVKDGKSLFIQNTSTNTNAPTLLQSLESKMRQQEEKYKNNEPAGLIHKLNNWLFGWNDL; this is translated from the coding sequence ATGTTCGGAGTACATTCTAGCAGCAATAACGGTGGGTTTACAAACCTCACATCGCAGCAACCACAAACGAACCAGATTTTTCAACCACAGCCACAATCACAGCAACCACAGCAACAGCTGCAACAACGCTCGCAGGTCAATGCATCTCTCGGCCCTGGCCCTTCGCAGTTTGGCACGTCAtttaacaataataacataAACATTAACAACAATAGTAGTAGCATTAGTAATAATAGCattaacaataataacaatataaacaacagcagcagtAGTATAAGCCAACAGAGCCAGGGAAATAACCCTAGTTGGGTTAATAATCCGAAAAAGAGATCTACTCCTCACACGGTGATGAGgaggaaaacaacaaagcaAAACTCTTCATCTGATATTAACCAGAAGGATGATTCGTCACCCATAAACATCACAATGAGGAGTTTTAGCAAGCAGAACCAGGACTCCAAACAAAATGACAGTAACAAATCAGGAGCAAATAATGATCtgaattcttttttgtcGAGTTTTAACGACACTCCACCCACCGTCACTCTACAAGACTGGCAACGGGAAGATGAGTTTGGTTCTATTCCATCTTTGACAACGCAATTCGTCTCTAATAAATGCCcaaccaaaaaattgaaaaatccatCTTATGACTCCAAGAATACTCCGAATGTCTTTGATAAAGATTCATACGTCAGAATAGCAAACATTGAAAACAACGATTTGGATAATAACAACGCCATCACCGATACTAGCAATGGCGGTGCTCATGAAACTTTAGCATGCAACTCCTTTAAGCCTTCAAACCTAAGCGCAATTATCGTATTTGGCTACCCCGAATCGATTTCTAATCAAGTGATCAAGCACTTTTCCCATTTTGGACATATCATGGAAGATTATCAGATATTAAGGTTAAGTCGTGGAATCAGCCCCAGCTCATTCAGAGTATTTCACAACGACGATACGGCTAACGATCATACCGATTCTTCTGCCAATAAAGCCATCAGTCTGAAAAATAGGGATAATGAATCAACTAATAGAAAATATCCAATATTTACTGGGGAAGGTTGGGTCAAATTGACCTACAACTGTCCATCTTCTGCATTGAGGGCACTACAAGAAAACGGAAGCATCTATCACGGTGCCTTAATTGGTTGTATCCCGTATTCCAAAAATGCAGTAGAACAGCTGGCTGGTTGCAGAATTGATAATATCGATGATATTGGCGAATTTAACGTCTCAACGTATCAAAACTCCTCTACATCATCCACCTCAAATACACCATCCCCACCAAACGTATTATTAACTAACGATGCTTTTCTAAATAAGGGAACCATCACTCCTGCAATCGATGTTGGTAATGGAACACACTTGTCGAATCCAAATATGACCCATTCTCCGAATAAGCGATTAAATGTTAAAGATGGCAAGTCGCTCTTCATTCAAAACACGAGTACAAATACAAACGCCCCAACACTTTTACAAAGTCTAGAATCGAAAATGCGTCAACAGGAGgagaaatataaaaataatgaaccCGCTGGACTCATACATAAACTAAATAATTGGTTATTTGGCTGGAACGATCTATAA
- the RPL13A gene encoding 60S ribosomal protein eL13 produces the protein MAISKNLPILKNHFRKHWQERVKVHFDQAGKKVSRRNARATRAAKIAPRPLDLLRPVVRAPTVKYNRKVRAGRGFTLAEVKAAGLTAAYARTIGIAVDHRRQNRNQEIFDANVQRLKEYQSKIIVFPRNGKAPETEQVLSAAATFPIAQPTSDVEARAVQDNGESAYRTLRLARSEKRFRGIREKRTREKAEAEAEKKK, from the exons ATGG CCATTTCCAAGAATTTACCAATCTTAAAGAATCATTTCAGAAAGCACTGGCAAGAACGTGTCAAGGTTCACTTTGACCAAGCCGGTAAGAAGGTATCTAGACGTAATGCTAGAGCCACCAGAGCCGCCAAGATTGCTCCAAGACCATTAGATCTTTTGAGACCTGTTGTCAGAGCTCCAACTGTTAAGTACAACAGAAAGGTTAGAGCTGGTAGAGGTTTCACCTTGGCTGAAGTCAAGGCCGCCGGTTTGACTGCTGCTTACGCCAGAACCATTGGTATTGCCGTTGACCACAGACGTCAAAAcagaaaccaagaaatctTTGACGCTAATGTTCAAAGATTAAAGGAATACCAATCCAAGATCATTGTTTTCCCAAGAAACGGTAAGGCCCCAGAAACCGAACAAGTTTTGTCTGCTGCTGCCACTTTCCCAATCGCTCAACCAACTTCCGATGTTGAAGCTAGAGCTGTCCAAGACAACGGCGAATCTGCTTACAGAACTTTGAGATTAGCCAGATCTGAAAAGAGATTCAGAGGTATTagagaaaagagaactAGAGAAAAGGCTGAAGCtgaagctgaaaagaagaaatag
- a CDS encoding carboxymethylenebutenolidase, whose translation MLITETFHDVQTSYGTTLRVYVYSPKIAGYPQAKFPGVVLYSEIYQVTGPVRRFGQRIASEGYVVVAPAIYHNFMGPEALPYDVQGTDIGNEYKIKKPLESYDEDNKLCCDLLFQLPQFDGKRIGSTGMCLGGHLAFRALLDKRVTCATCFFPTDIHSRTLGLGENDDSLERVSKELGNDQEMVLIFGTSDTHVDPEGRDLIRKTLRDHGVKFTFLEVLAAQHAFIRDEFSKGRFDSAITQSCLGFLFEQFNRKLRLDLGEFEDDNSPLEHVC comes from the coding sequence ATGTTGATTACCGAGACCTTCCATGATGTGCAGACGTCGTACGGCACCACTTTGCGTGTCTACGTGTACTCTCCTAAAATTGCGGGCTATCCGCAGGCGAAGTTCCCCGGTGTGGTCTTGTACAGTGAGATCTACCAAGTGACGGGCCCTGTTCGTCGTTTTGGCCAAAGAATCGCCTCTGAAGGCTACGTGGTTGTGGCGCCTGCCATCTACCACAACTTCATGGGTCCTGAGGCGTTGCCCTACGACGTGCAAGGCACCGATATCGGCAACGAGTACAAGATCAAGAAGCCGCTGGAGTCGTACGATGAGGACAACAAGCTGTGTTGCGACCTGCTTTTCCAACTACCGCAGTTCGACGGCAAAAGAATTGGGTCCACAGGGATGTGTCTGGGGGGCCACCTGGCCTTCAGGGCGTTGTTGGACAAGAGGGTCACGTGCGCAACGTGCTTCTTCCCCACTGATATTCACTCGAGAACCTTGGGGCTGGGCGAGAACGACGACTCACTGGAACGTGTTTCGAAGGAGCTGGGCAACGACCAGGAAATGGTTCTGATCTTCGGTACTTCGGACACCCACGTGGACCCGGAGGGCCGTGACCTGATCAGGAAGACGCTCAGAGACCACGGCGTGAAGTTCACGTTCTTGGAGGTCTTGGCCGCCCAGCATGCGTTCATCCGTGATGAGTTCAGCAAGGGCAGATTCGACTCGGCCATCACCCAGAGCTGTCTCGGATTCCTGTTCGAGCAATTCAACAGGAAACTGAGACTTGACCTGGGCGAGTTCGAGGACGATAACAGCCCACTCGAACACGTTTGTTGA
- the NUR1 gene encoding Nur1p encodes MNRKDVVNEVYDDSDLIDEEGESRLAWIKRWYQLITSPLDLQLVINEQLEMIDWDVHAKSLAKPLGNFLTVCFFVMRLLQDNLIKPNYYKLNVKSDAFDLSKSNKLKEFDYLTEISSNFQNDNQFDAFQSWYFVTLRFLDNLFKISIFALLSLNFYLTFKFIFGYFKTYNLFHLKNELSSPNLTKHSLSDLRKEYYEDIYKQSLWSMLKHFFRGSRDDTPYIDQDEDEIFYQLKKWTPTKFITNFIVSFSPTAIVFLSFSEVSFTTAISLILHQYVLNFVIIKRFQASLEDGLILSSAALQEYEDKHIMTRVNRQASLCTRSNGGGTGRFGSGSKAPKVFTTHSLNGEEIREVYNYKKKEFEVLPSESENISEPFKTSRQYFDDEPQNFGSSTDPGEVQFSPHLSPYFREKISKNNPVRLSPHQYLQEDETYLSNQDQNRSKSLSPLRQTPLSARMKSFEDSEFSALNKHDINAILRSPNKIKYYRKK; translated from the coding sequence ATGAATCGAAAGGATGTGGTAAACGAAGTATATGACGATTCGGATTTGATTGACGAAGAAGGGGAATCTAGACTGGCATGGATTAAGAGATGGTATCAGCTAATCACTTCGCCCTTGGATTTGCAGCTGGTAATAAATGAACAATTAGAAATGATCGACTGGGATGTTCATGCCAAAAGCCTTGCTAAGCCGCTGGGGAATTTTTTGACTgtgtgtttttttgttatgaGACTTTTGCAAGACAACCTAATCAAGCCCAACTATTACAAACTAAATGTTAAGTCGGATGCCTTTGATCTCTCTAAATCGAACAAGTTAAAAGAGTTTGATTACTTGACGGAAATATCTTctaatttccaaaatgataATCAGTTCGATGCCTTTCAATCTTGGTATTTTGTTACTTTAAGATTTCTGGATAATCTCTTTAAGATTTCGATTTTCGCATTACTGTCATTAAACTTTTATCTGACCTTTAAGTTcatttttggttatttCAAGACTTACAATTTGTTTCATctaaaaaatgaacttaGTTCTCCAAATTTGACCAAACATAGCTTGAGTGATCTACGCAAAGAATATTACGAAGACATCTATAAGCAGTCACTGTGGTCTATGTTGAAACACTTTTTTAGAGGTTCCCGTGATGATACACCATATATTGATcaggatgaagatgaaatattttatcaattaaagaaatggaCTCCCACTAAATTTATAACCAATTTTATTGTGTCTTTTTCACCAACAGCTATTGTTTTCCTAAGCTTTTCTGAAGTTTCGTTCACAACGGCAATTTCCCTAATCTTACATCAATACGTTCTAAATTTCGTTATAATTAAGAGATTTCAGGCAAGCCTGGAAGACGGTTTGATTTTATCGAGCGCAGCTTTACAGGAATATGAAGATAAGCACATCATGACACGCGTAAACCGACAAGCCAGTTTATGCACTCGATCGAATGGTGGAGGTACTGGCCGATTTGGATCGGGATCTAAAGCACCAAAAGTTTTCACCACTCATTCATTAAATGGTGAAGAGATTAGAGAAGTATATaattacaagaaaaaggagTTCGAAGTACTGCCAAGTGAGAGCGAAAATATATCGGAGCCTTTCAAAACAAGTAGACAATACTTTGATGACGAACctcaaaattttggaagcTCTACAGATCCTGGTGAAGTCCAGTTTTCACCACACCTTTCCCCATATTTCCGGGAGAAGATTTCCAAGAATAACCCTGTTCGATTATCTCCACACCAGTATTTGCAGGAGGATGAAACCTACTTGTCAAACCAAGACCAAAATAgatcaaaatcattgagCCCGTTGAGACAAACACCTTTAAGTGCAAGAatgaaaagttttgaagATTCGGAATTCAGTGCATTGAATAAACATGACATCAATGCCATACTTCGTTCGCCCAATAAAATCAAGTACTATCGTAAGAAATAG
- the UBX3 gene encoding clathrin-mediated endocytosis regulator UBX3 yields the protein MDIFRQTFGNNDESFIRIPGAFNEEPPANVNGEGDNGNNSADEPIRSQSTRSRSVLRFLFQAPLIVLYYLLNFIIRSSRLLKPLLRFHGFYQRKHNRLLDHGSQLNRLLEGLQNESQVVMPSEGNGNADGGSNSENTGNSQSSQVQFSFGSLYNPENGMFSKGIMQNSYTELLDNCSEQVKFGVIYLHDPLLDNHMDYXNKILCSETFVNMIRKYQVLLWYGDVTTSEGLQVSNALKIRQYPLLGIISLKAERKIELIARVEGSISNNKPQDLETIFSKNYPRLIQLRQQRQNIEMQRLIKQQQDSRYQDSLRRDQERDTERLEEIQRQQRAQEHERLEKEWLLWRKGQLKPEPLSEKNGSKVAIRLEDGQRLVRKFDASLPTEEIYAFVDLHLHGLLDPEEPTQLVERPANFQHQYGFKLITPVPRRELEMSTIISEVSGIYPSGNIVMERLNE from the coding sequence ATGGACATATTCAGACAGACTTTTGGAAACAATGACGAATCATTTATTCGAATCCCAGGAGCTTTCAATGAGGAACCGCCCGCAAATGTGAATGGAGAGGGAGATAATGGGAACAACAGTGCGGATGAACCAATAAGAAGTCAAAGTACGCGTTCGAGGTCAGTCCTTCGTTTTCTGTTCCAAGCTCCCTTAATAGTTCTCTACtatttattaaattttatTATCCGAAGTTCACGTCTTCTGAAACCACTGTTAAGATTTCATGGGTTCTATCAAAGAAAGCACAATCGTTTGTTGGATCATGGCTCTCAATTGAACCGTCTATTGGAAGGCTTGCAGAATGAGTCTCAGGTTGTAATGCCTTCTGAAGGTAACGGAAATGCTGACGGCGGCAGCAATAGTGAAAATACGGGCAACAGTCAAAGTAGCCAAGTTCAGTTCAGTTTCGGTTCCTTATACAATCCTGAAAATGGAATGTTTTCCAAAGGTATCATGCAAAATAGTTATACCGAATTGCTGGACAATTGCAGCGAACAAGTAAAATTTGGAGTGATTTACCTGCATGACCCGCTTTTGGATAATCATATGGACTATKTTAATAAGATATTATGCTCAGAGACCTTTGTTAATATGATACGGAAATACCAAGTGCTATTATGGTATGGTGATGTTACCACCTCCGAAGGGTTGCAAGTTTCTAATGCATTGAAAATTAGACAATATCCCCTACTTGgaataatttctttaaaagctgaaagaaaaatagaacTAATTGCGAGAGTTGAAGGCTCTATCTCAAATAATAAACCTCAAGACCTAGAGACTAtcttttctaaaaattATCCTCGTTTGATCCAATTGCGTCAGCAAAGGCAGAATATTGAAATGCAAAGACTGataaaacaacaacaagattCGAGATATCAAGATTCTTTAAGGCGCGATCAAGAAAGAGACACAGAACGATTGGAGGAGATCCAAAGGCAACAAAGAGCTCAAGAACACGAAagattggaaaaggaatGGCTACTGTGGAGAAAAGGACAACTGAAACCAGAACCTTTgtctgaaaaaaatggtagCAAAGTTGCTATTAGATTAGAAGATGGCCAAAGACTAGTTAGAAAGTTCGATGCATCTTTACCAACGGAGGAAATATACGCATTCGTAGACTTACATTTACATGGCTTACTTGATCCAGAAGAACCAACTCAACTTGTTGAGCGACCTGCTAATTTCCAGCACCAGTATGGGTTTAAATTGATCACACCAGTACCGAGAAGAGAGCTTGAGATGTCTACCATAATATCTGAAGTTAGTGGTATATATCCATCGGGAAATATAGTTATGGAGCGTCTTAATGAATAA
- the LUC7 gene encoding Luc7p: protein MSTPAAEQRKLVEQLMGRDSGFRHNRYSHHKKDLGLHDPKICKSYLVGECPYDLFQGTKQSLGKCPQIHLAKHKIQYEREVKQGKTFPEFEREYLTILARFVNECNGQISLALQNLEHTAEERIKIRQVTEELDVLDARIGLMGQEIDSLIRADEVTMGVLQSVKLQELMDRRKEVAKRVRNITENVGQSAQQKLQVCEVCGAYLSRLDTDRRLADHFLGKIHLGYVKMREDYHRLLKSNQAANAYRAAALPGKRFV from the coding sequence ATGTCGACGCCAGCTGCAGAACAACGGAAACTCGTCGAACAGTTGATGGGCAGAGACTCCGGTTTCCGCCACAACAGGTACTCGCACCACAAGAAAGATCTCGGGCTGCACGATCCCAAGATCTGCAAGTCGTACCTTGTGGGGGAGTGCCCCTACGACCTGTTCCAGGGCACCAAGCAGAGCCTGGGGAAGTGCCCGCAGATCCACCTGGCCAAGCACAAGATTCAGTACGAGAGAGAGGTCAAGCAGGGCAAGACTTTCCCCGAGTTCGAGAGGGAGTATCTCACCATTCTGGCCCGGTTCGTGAACGAGTGCAATGGTCAGATCTCACTTGCGTTACAGAACTTGGAGCACACTGCCGAGGAACGAATCAAGATCCGACAGGTCACCGAAGAATTGGACGTCCTGGACGCCCGGATAGGTCTTATGGGCCAAGAGATCGATTCTTTAATCCGTGCAGACGAGGTCACTATGGGCGTGCTGCAATCGGTCAAGCTGCAAGAACTGATGGACAGGAGGAAGGAGGTTGCAAAACGAGTGCGAAACATCACGGAAAATGTCGGTCAAAGTGCCCAACAAAAGCTGCAGGTCTGCGAGGTTTGTGGGGCCTACCTGTCACGTCTAGACACAGACAGAAGGCTTGCTGACCACTTTCTGGGGAAGATCCACTTGGGGTACGTAAAGATGAGAGAGGACTACCACCGGCTCTTGAAGAGTAACCAGGCTGCTAACGCCTATAGGGCGGCTGCACTACCCGGAAAACGCTTTGTGTAG